A region of the Apium graveolens cultivar Ventura chromosome 6, ASM990537v1, whole genome shotgun sequence genome:
GTGTTCCAAATAAATTTCATCCCAACCGATGGATATTAATAAATTTTGAGAGGGGTTAACCATGTTCACGTTTTGTATAATTGCAAATCCCTTTTAAACTTTGGTTATAAATATTAGATGTGTTTCATCAAAGACTATGAAAGCAATCTTAAAATAATCTTTCAAGGCAAACCAAGACAGGGAATCGCAGTAAAAGCTCTACCTTGTATATTTTGATATTTCCCGATCTCACTTAATGAACTTCTTGTTAGATGGTCTAGTTTCATGTCTACCTTTTTTTCCCTTGTATCGTTCTTCTCTAAGCTATTGGCTAATGCTAAAAAAAATTGTTTGTGAATTTCATATTTTTCCTCTATGCTAAAATGTACGTAATGTTTAATGATCTAGCACATCAACTTCTTGTTTTTATGATGCAGGTTGCTCTAATACTTTTCAGCTCTCTCACTGAAACAATTGGTAATTCATTTCGGCCACATTTTGCGGATCTGCAATCCCTGCTGCTCAAAAGCCTACAGGATGAGACTAGTACCCGTGTCAGAGTTGCTGCTCTTAAGTAGTTTATCATAACTTATCTTCTATTAATTTGGTAGAATAATGTTGTAGAGTTCTTACAAAATTTTTATGTGCTGCAACTTTATACTTGATACAGGGCAGTTGGGTCTTTTCTGGAGTTCACTCATGATGAAGCCGAAGTGGTAAGTAATATTGCACCATGCTGCTTGTAATTTGTTATAACAGTGGATGAAGTTATTATTGGCACATATTGCAATGTGTCTGCATGTATGTGCTTAATTTTCAGGTAATTTTTTAGGCAATTGGAGCAAACACATCTTCTTTGTAGCTTCATCCTTGTATTTCTTGTTAAATTTTCACTTACGACCTATATGTATAAATAAATGTCAGAACGACCACATAAAGCTCTAGGCTGCTGTATTTATGGCCGTGTGTTCCCATTAATTATAGGAAGTAGAATAATATAACTTTATCACTACTCTACACTTGCAGATCAAGTTTCGAGAGTTCATACCCAGCATATTGAATGTGTCAAGGCAATGCCTTGCCTCCGGTGATGAGGATGTTGCTGTAATTGCTTTTGAAATATTTGATGAGCTGATTGAATCTCCTGCACCTCTTCTTGGTGAATCAGTTAGATCTATTGTGCAGTTCTCACTTGAAGTGTGCTCGAGTCCAAATTTGGAATCAAGCACACGCCATCAGGTACACAAATCACATTGGCTTAATTGTCTATGTTACCTTATAGTTGGATTGCTCTACTTCACTGTACTTGACATCCTAAAACAATTTCAACGTCCTTTTCTCTTTCATGCCAGGCTGTTCAAATAATTTCCTGGCTTGCAAAGTATAAATTCAATTCTCTAAAAAAGCACAAGCTGATCATTCCCATCCTTCAAGTTATGTGCCCATTGCTTGCAGAATCAACAAATAgagatgaagatgatgatctaGCACCTGATCGGGCTGCTGCAGAAGTTATCGACACCATGGCGTTAAACTTGTCGAAGCATGTATTTCCTCCTGTATTTGAGTTTGCGTCTTTAAGTAGTAAGAATGTGAATCCAAAATTTCGGGAGGCATCAGTTACATCTTTGGGAATTGTTTCAGAGGGTTGTTCGGACTTGATGAAAAGTAAGTTGGAACCAATTCTCCTTATTGTCTTGGGAGCTTTGGGAGATTCCGAACAAATGGTAAGGGGGGCTGCTTCTTTTGCTATGGGTCAATTTGCTGAGTATCTGCAACCTGAGATCTGTGATCATTATGAGAGTGTTATTCCTTGCCTTTTAAGTGCTTTGGAGGACACATCGGATGAAGTTAAGGTACATGCAAATTTTGAAAAGAATAAGAGGTACATTCTAATTTACTCTTATTTACTTGTGTAATATAAGTTTATGCGTGAATCTTTCAGGAAAAGTCATATTATGCACTAGCGGCATTCTGTGAGAACATGGGTGAGGAAATCCTTCCTTTCCTTGATCCATTGATGGGAAAACTACTTGCTGCCCTTCAAAGCAGTCCTCGAAATTTGCAGGAAACATGCATGGTACAAATTCTTTATGCTCCCAGAACTTGGTATATTACACAATGTGTTTTTATTTCTATACTTTTGAACTAATTTTCTTTGCTGGTATTTCAGTCAGCAATTGGTTCTGTCGCATCTGCTGCGGAGAAAGCATTCATTCCATATGCTGAAAAGGTTTTAGAGTTGATGAAACACTTCATGGTACTTACTAATGATGAGGACCTCCGTTCACGAGCAAGGGCTACTGAATTGGTCGGAATTGTTGCGATGTCTGTTGGAAGGACAAGAATGGAGCCAATCCTACCACCTTTCATTGAAGCTGCAATCAATGTAATTAATTTCATCTGTGTTTTCCTAACTTGCCATGACAGTCTGTGAACAGTTGATTTAGGATAATTAACAATTCAGGGATATGGATTAGAGTTCAGTGAGCTTCGAGAGTATACACATGGATTTTTAAGCAATGTTGCAGAAATTCTGGATGATGGATTTACTCAGGTATGCTTGTCACTTGTGGTGATCATTTTTTAAGAAACCCATATAGTTTAGTTAATTATGTTTGGCACCATGATTTTCTAAACAGTACCTCCCGCACGTTGTACCTCTGGCTTTCTCCTCATGCAATCTTGATGACGGTTCTGCTGTGGATGTTGACGATTCTGATGAGGATGACAATATCCATGGATTTGGTGGAGTAtcttctgatgatgaagctcaCGATGAACCTAGGGTGCGTAATATCAGCATCAGAACTGGAGTTTTGGACGAAAAAGCAGCTGCAACACAAGCCCTTGGACTATTTTCTTTGCATACAAAAAATGCTTTTGCGCCGTATCCTTGTGGCTGTACTTTTTCTGTCAAGTAAATAATTTCTGTTTTATGATTTAACTTCTTTGACTTTTTAAAGATATTTGGAGGAGTCACTGAAAATACTGATTAGACACTCAACCTATTTCCACGAGGATGTTCGTCTTCAGGCCATCACATCATTGAAGCGTGAGTAGCTATGACATCTAATCTGCTTAAGTAATAGACTTGTTCATCAAACTTACCAAGCATTTGTTCAATAGTCTGAACTTTCTGAAATTTGGAAGAAACTCCTTTGATTGTTTTATGTTACCAAGCCTTTTTAAAAGAACACTATTGAAGGATAAAGGTTAGACTATCAAATTGAAGTTAGGGatgaatttgaagttcttttgAATGTTCTCTCATGCAAGTATGTATAAAATAAATGTGCGGCATTACTTAAGCATTCCATTTTCCGGCCCTTATCTTTATTACAAAGTTTCGACTTAGTTTTATGCACTTCTATAATCATTGAAAATTTTATTTCTTAAGTGGTTTGGTTGTATAATATTTTTGAGGTCCTTGTGCATATTAGTTATTTACATTTAAGCTGTCCATGTTTGTAATAATCAAGGACGGGTAAGCTAATCTTCGTATTCCCTTTTCTCTTCTCGATCTCTAGCTATAATATGTTTCAATCAACTAAAATATGTTACATGTATAAACTCATAGTGAACTTTTATTTGGTGGCAGATATTCTGACAGCTGCACAAGAAGTCTATCAAGCGAATTATGTGAGTGTGCATCGACTCGTGTTGTCCTTGTTATCTTCTATTTAACTTGGTGGTAGTTTAAATTATGCATTCCCTGTTATATGAATATGTATAATTGGAATAATTCAACTGACTGGTACTGTTTTTTATGTGAACCCATCTTAGACTGTTTGAATTAAGGTACAGGGAACATAGTGCTGCACATGTTTTCATGTTTTGTACGTCCGTACATAACACACGTAACGATTGTACCTTCAGTTAACACGGTGCAAGCAATAATCTTGCACAGTATAGTTAGGCCAGCTTGTCCTTTGTTTTAGTTACACCCTTACAGGTATACTGGAGAGAGTTCCGTTTAACTCAAGAACTAAATTCATATAGTATTGAGTCAACAGTTATCAAAAGAGGCTTTCAAATTGCAATTATGGGAGAGGCACCATTGTAAGATCAAAATGATGTTGAACTGTCATTTTCACTTATTTTCCTATGTGGTGCAGTAACGAACTTGCCTAAGCAGTATACTGTTGCATATGCGTACGATGAGTGCAGTTATTTATTGGATTCTGTTTGGCTGTAAGCACTACTGGATGTTCCGTCAAGAATCATGCATCATTATGTATTTATGTTGCAGAATAATATTCACATCCATTGTTCATGCTCATTGCACCCTTTATAGCCATTCTTGACGTGACTCCATTCCACATCTATATATGAAGGATGTTGCAAGTACTAGAAATATTTATGAAACTTCCTACGAATGGTAATGTTAATTAGTAAAATGTTGCTTCTTTAAATCAATGAACATGGCATATCCTCTGGAGGGATTACTACATAATGTTTCCAACCATCCATTACATTGATACGGTTCTCAGGTCAAATTAAGTCA
Encoded here:
- the LOC141668439 gene encoding uncharacterized protein LOC141668439; amino-acid sequence: MAQSLELLLIQFLMPDNDARRQAEDQIKRLSKDPQVVPALIHHLRTAKTPNVRQLSAVLLRKKITGHWAKLTPQLRQLVKQSLIDSITLEHSPPVRRASANVVSIIAKYAVPTGEWPDLLPFLFQCSQSVQEDHREVALILFSSLTETIGNSFRPHFADLQSLLLKSLQDETSTRVRVAALKAVGSFLEFTHDEAEVIKFREFIPSILNVSRQCLASGDEDVAVIAFEIFDELIESPAPLLGESVRSIVQFSLEVCSSPNLESSTRHQAVQIISWLAKYKFNSLKKHKLIIPILQVMCPLLAESTNRDEDDDLAPDRAAAEVIDTMALNLSKHVFPPVFEFASLSSKNVNPKFREASVTSLGIVSEGCSDLMKSKLEPILLIVLGALGDSEQMVRGAASFAMGQFAEYLQPEICDHYESVIPCLLSALEDTSDEVKEKSYYALAAFCENMGEEILPFLDPLMGKLLAALQSSPRNLQETCMSAIGSVASAAEKAFIPYAEKVLELMKHFMVLTNDEDLRSRARATELVGIVAMSVGRTRMEPILPPFIEAAINGYGLEFSELREYTHGFLSNVAEILDDGFTQYLPHVVPLAFSSCNLDDGSAVDVDDSDEDDNIHGFGGVSSDDEAHDEPRVRNISIRTGVLDEKAAATQALGLFSLHTKNAFAPYLEESLKILIRHSTYFHEDVRLQAITSLKHILTAAQEVYQANYLEGAAKTKEVLDSVMNIYIKTMTEDDDKEVVAQACMSVADIIKELPYITIEPYMPRLVDATLLLLQENAGCQLVESDSEIDDDDTEHDEVLMDAVSDLLPAFAKAMGSNFAPIFSKLFDPLMRFAKASRPSQDRTMVVACLAEVAQDMGAPISGYVDALMPLVLKELASPEATNRRNAAFCAGELCKNGSDSALKYYADVLRCLYPLFGESEPDDAVRDNAAGAVARMIMVRPDVVPLNQVLPVFLKVLPLKEDHEESMIVYSCVCNLVLTSNSQVLSLVPELVNLFAQVAISPVETPEVKAQIGRGFSHLISLYGNQMQALLENLSSAHANALAAIVPKS